TTCTTGTCGGCGGGCGCGAGACCCGACCCCGCAGCGCAGATCACGGCCCCGACGTCGCCCTGCATCTGCGCGAACATCTCCTCGTTGCTGAGCGCAGCGCGCCAGCCGGGGATGGACTCCAGCTTGTCGAGCGTGCCGCCGGTGTGGCCGAGGCCGCGGCCGCTGAGCTGCGGCACCGCCACGCCGAACGAGGCGACGAGCGGCGCGAGCGGCAGGGTGATCTTGTCGCCCACGCCACCCGTGGAGTGCTTGTCCACGGTCTTCTTGCCGAGAGTCGCGAAGCTCATCCGCTCCCCCGAAGCGATCATCGCGTCGGTGAGCACGCGGATCTCGTCGCGCTCCATGCCGCGCTGGAAGATCGCCATCGCGAAGGAGGCCATCTGCGCGTCGGACACGTAGCCGCGCGTGTAGGCGTCCACCATCCAGCGCAGGGCCGGCTCCGGGACCACGCCTCCGTCGCGCTTGGCCCGGATCACGTCGATCGCGTCGAACTGCTCGATGGCTCCCTGAGCCTGTCCCGCGGTCATCGTGCGTCCTCCAGGTCGCGCGGCCCGAACGCGTCGGGCAGCACCTCGTCGATCGTGCGGATGCCGGAGACGGTCTCCAGCAGCATGCCGGGTACGGCATGCTCGAACAGCAGCTGGCGGCACCGGCCGCACGGCATGATCGTCTCGCCGTCGTTGTTGACGCACACGAAGGCGACGAGCTGCCCGCCGCCGGACATGAACAGATCGCCCACGAGCGCGCACTCGGCGCACAGCGTGACGCCGTAGGAGGCGTTCTCGACGTTGCAGCCGGCGACGATCCGCCCGTCGCTGACGAGAGCCGCCGCTCCCACGCGGTAGCGCGAGTACGGCGCGTACGCCTTGGTCATGGCATCCGCGGCGACCTGCCGCAGCTCATCCCAGTCGATGTCCGTCATGGTGGTGGTTCCTTCTTCCCTGCGGGTTCTACGACTTGATGTACGGCTTGCCGCTGGCGGCAGGGCCCCGGATCTGACCGGCGAATCCGGCGACCGCGAGCAGCGTGACGACGTACGGCAGCATGAGCATGAACTCGCCGGGGATCGGCGTCTTCAGGATCGACAGCAGGTTCTGCAGGTTCGTCGCGAATCCGAAGAGCAGGGCGGCGAGCGTCGCGCGGATCGGGTCCCAGCGGCCGAAGATCACGGCGGCGAGAGCGATGAAGCCGAGACCTGCCGTCATCTCCTTGCCGAACTGCGGGACCGACACGAGCGTGAAGTACGCACCGCCGATGCCGGCGATCGCGCCCGCGAGCAGCACGTTCCAGAAGCGGGTCGGGTTGACCCGGATGCCGACCGTGTCGGCCGCCTGCGGGTGCTCGCCCACCGCGCGGAGGCGCAGGCCCCACTTGGTGCGGTACAGGC
This genomic stretch from Microbacterium sp. Nx66 harbors:
- a CDS encoding cytidine deaminase, with the translated sequence MTDIDWDELRQVAADAMTKAYAPYSRYRVGAAALVSDGRIVAGCNVENASYGVTLCAECALVGDLFMSGGGQLVAFVCVNNDGETIMPCGRCRQLLFEHAVPGMLLETVSGIRTIDEVLPDAFGPRDLEDAR